One Cucurbita pepo subsp. pepo cultivar mu-cu-16 chromosome LG20, ASM280686v2, whole genome shotgun sequence genomic window carries:
- the LOC111782597 gene encoding dof zinc finger protein DOF5.6-like, with translation MGLTSLQVCMDSSDWLQGTINEESGMDSSSLSGDMLSCSRPLTERRLRPPHDQALKCPRCDSTHTKFCYYNNYSLTQPRYFCKTCRRYWTKGGTLRNIPVGGGCRKNKKVATTKKSNDPQHQQPQNQQPISQNHHQGSSSSSAHHIHNPTDLHLSFPDQVQFPHFNHLIGTTPSFMDAKYTIGMLESHHQHHTTRPIDFMDTKMDAIVGNAHYPTNPDHLAMVGGLAGDHIAAAGHTLSPSFHGLCSPYGLSLDGNTIGQGLMIPYDQHEPNEEPNAMDVKPNTKLLALEWQDQGCSDKVESYGYINGIGSSWNGMMNGYGPSTTNPLV, from the exons ATGGGTTTAACTTCTCTACAAGTCTGCATGGACTCCTCTGATTGGCTGCAG GGCACCATTAACGAGGAGTCTGGCATGGATTCTTCGTCGCTATCAGGGGACATGCTGTCATGTTCAAGGCCGCTGACAGAGAGGAGGCTTAGACCACCACATGATCAAGCACTGAAATGCCCAAGATGTGACTCAACGCACACCAAATTTTGCTACTACAACAATTACAGCCTCACCCAGCCGCGTTACTTTTGCAAGACATGTCGTAGGTACTGGACCAAAGGCGGCACTCTTCGTAACATCCCTGTCGGTGGTGGCTGtcgaaagaacaagaaagttGCCACTACTAAGAAATCCAATGACCCACAACACCAACAGCCACAAAATCAACAACCCATCTCCCAAAATCACCACCAaggctcttcttcttcttctgcccATCACATTCACAACCCCACTGATCTCCATCTCTCATTTCCCGACCAAGTACAATTCCCTCATTTCAACCATCTCATTGGAACAACCCCAAGTTTCATGGACGCCAAATACACCATTGGAATGCTTGAAAGTCACCACCAACATCACACTACTCGACCCATTGATTTCATGGACACCAAAATGGACGCCATTGTTGGGAATGCTCATTACCCTACAAACCCTGATCACTTAGCCATGGTTGGTGGGCTAGCTGGAGATCACATCGCCGCCGCCGGGCATACTCTGTCGCCGAGTTTCCATGGCCTTTGCTCCCCTTATGGGCTGTCACTCGATGGGAACACCATTGGACAAGGACTGATGATTCCTTATGATCAGCATGAACCAAATGAGGAGCCAAATGCAATGGATGTGAAACCAAATACAAAGCTTCTGGCTTTGGAATGGCAAGATCAGGGATGTTCAGACAAAGTTGAATCGTATGGATACATAAATGGAATTGGGTCGTCTTGGAATGGGATGATGAATGGATATGGACCATCAACAACGAACCCATTGGTGTAA
- the LOC111783476 gene encoding probable inactive poly [ADP-ribose] polymerase SRO5 has product MENIQDQCRLQFQQFGSDHRLENGVEALMASKTSGNHDFSDDGDFNGPDQESVVSDSESGISGPSVEQLEWRNGDLVKLVEQDKIYDLIERRFVNGLGILGPQTTVSAVYKNSHSTHVGQARLHAFQIYSQAIAKKNGGNANVQYAWLGASKDQINNILGYGFAHCNKPESSQFLGRGVYLSPDALPLESLEDTVVDEDGLRHLLLCRVILGKTELVHPGSRQNHPSSEAFDSGVDDLFAPRKYIVWSTHMNTHILPEYLISFRTPPPPRSKEGKQPSRMPTSPWMPFPTLISVLSKFLPAPEIAMISKYHKEHRDHKISRHELIKRVRQIAGDKLLIHVIKSFRAQQSINGGRNGQRAAGSVDSPILLE; this is encoded by the exons ATGGAGAACATTCAGGATCAATGTCGGTTACAGTTTCAGCAATTTGGAAGCGATCACCGTCTTGAAAATGGAGTTGAGGCTTTAATGGCTTCCAAGACATCTGGAAACCATGATTTCTCCGATGACGGAGATTTTAACGGTCCCGATCAGGAGTCGGTAGTTTCGGATTCTGAAAGCGGGATTTCAGGGCCGAGTGTGGAGCAATTGGAATGGCGCAATGGGGATTTGGTAAAACTTGTGGAACAAGACAAGATTTACGACCTAATCGAGAGAAGATTCGTTAATGGTTTGGGAATACTTGGCCCGCAAACCACGGTCTCGGCTGTTTACAAGAATAGCCACTCGACTCATGTTGGGCAAGCCCGTTTGCACGCCTTTCAGATTTACTCGCAAGCAATAGCGAAGAAAAATGGGGGTAATGCCAATGTCCAGTACGCTTGGTTGGGTGCTTCTAAGGATCAAATCAATAACATTCTCGGCTATGGCTTTGCCCATTGCAACAAGCCCGAGAGTTCGCAGTTTCTTGGCCGTGGCGTTTATCTATCCCCTGATGCTCTTCCTCTAGAAAG CCTGGAAGATACTGTTGTTGATGAAGATGGCTTACGGCATCTATTGCTCTGCCGTGTCATATTGGGGAAAACAGAGCTTGTTCATCCTGGTTCTAGACAGAATCATCCAAGTTCTGAAGCGTTTGATTCTGGCGTTGATGATCTCTTTGCACCAAGGAAATACATAGTTTGGAGCACACACATGAACACCCACATCTTGCCTGAGTATCTAATCAGTTTTAGaactcctcctcctcctcgaTCGAAGGAGGGTAAACAGCCTTCGAGAATGCCAACCTCCCCTTGGATGCCATTTCCAACTCTGATATCTGTTCTCTCTAAGTTTCTTCCCGCTCCAGAAATTGCCATGATCAGCAAGTATCACAAAGAGCACAGG GATCATAAGATATCGAGACATGAGCTGATCAAGCGAGTGAGGCAGATAGCGGGGGACAAGCTGTTGATACATGTAATCAAATCATTCAGGGCGCAG CAAAGTataaatggaggaagaaatggaCAGAGAGCAGCAGGGAGTGTAGATTCACCAATCTTGTTGGAGTAG
- the LOC111782544 gene encoding uncharacterized protein LOC111782544 isoform X1, whose amino-acid sequence MMQGGEGSLLLSLSPSFSSYSSGRFAEIAARVVEEFRKESDSDTDIFDWKNDAASSFQHGTEPEEFNLAPIHDGNGGTESVVDEIGDDEFEFSVAPTEPQAVTISAEDIFYNGQIRPIYPVINTNLLLSSSIIDKNRNVDGEDDDGNLKKPKPKRVHRPSLGKLMSEERETNSCSSSEADELDGVLPGTFCVWSPKESLERCKKSNSMGSSKRWKLRDLLYRSNSDGKDTFVFLTPSKRVEKIAEVSKEKIDEKTAGKVKSSRVAAAAAAATAANVTPAASDEGQHVKNQSKDADRKRQSIAYGQETADLLKNVNDWFVGSEY is encoded by the exons ATGATGCAAGGCGGTGAAGGTTCCTTGCTTCTTTCCCTCTCTCCTAGCTTCAGCAGCTACTCTTCCGGAAGATTTGCAGAAATCGCCGCCCGTGTTGTTGAGGAATTCCGGAAAGAATCTGATTCTGATACCGATATTTTCGACTGGAAAAATGACGCCGCGTCTTCCTTCCAACACGGAACTGAACCGGAAGAATTCAATCTAGCACCTATACACGACGGTAATGGTGGAACGGAGTCTGTTGTAGATGAAATCGGAGACGATGAGTTCGAATTTTCTGTCGCTCCTACGGAGCCACAGGCGGTAACGATCTCGGCCGAGGATATCTTCTACAACGGTCAGATTAGACCGATTTATCCGGTTATCAACACGAATCTCCTGTTGAGCAGTTCGATTATAGACAAGAATCGCAACGTTGACGGCGAGGACGACGAcggaaatttgaaaaaaccGAAGCCGAAGAGAGTTCATCGTCCATCGCTGGGAAAACTGATGAGCGAAGAGCGCGAGACGAATTCGTGCTCGTCGTCTGAGGCCGACGAGCTTGACGGAGTCCTTCCTGGAACGTTCTGCGTCTGGTCGCCGAAAGAATCGCTCGAAAGATGCAAAAAGAGCAATTCTATGGGCTCGTCGAAGAGATGGAAACTCCGAGACCTTCTATACAGAAGCAACAGTGACGGAAAGGACACCTTCGTGTTTTTAACACCAAGCAAGAGAGTTGAGAAAATCGCCGAGGTCTCAAAGGAAAAGATAGACGAAAAGACCGCCGGAAAAGTAAAATCTAGCAGAGTCGCAGccgcggcggcggcggcaacGGCTGCCAATGTCACTCCTGCGGCCTCTGACGAAGGACAACACGTAAAGAATCAGTCGAAGGACGCGGATAGGAAGAGACAATCGATTGCGTACGGACAAGAAACGGCGGATTTATTGAAGAATGTCAATG ATTGGTTTGTAGGATCTGAGTATTGA
- the LOC111783428 gene encoding E3 ubiquitin-protein ligase SIS3-like codes for MAIRGVDFKWYDGFFLSMLATSIIIVSINWRRYNTCRYPLHIWIVVDYTSVFAFRLLLFIDNALSAGMGLDFGWQQRYARFCGRVVVLSILSLLLYPFLCAWTVIGTLWFRDAKDCLPEEGQKWGFLIWLLFSYCALLCVACLSIGKWLARRQAHLFRAQQGIPVSEYGVLVDMIRVPDWAFEAAGLETRGIGQDATGYHPGLFLTSAQREAVEALIQDLPKFRLKAVPTDCSECPICLEEFHVGNEVRGMPCAHNFHVECIDEWLRLNVKCPRCRSSVFPNLDLSALSNLHSDTEQTSAIAFVTSQPSSLSRSTPSHRASQTENTAGLYTDTTLDAMENGSSPILNHLNQNCSAP; via the exons ATGGCTATTCGAGGAGTCGATTTCAAATG GTACGATGGGTTCTTCTTGTCAATGCTTGCTACTAGTAT AATCATTGTGAgtatcaattggagaaggtaCAATACCTGTAGATATCCTTTGCACATATGGATTGTG GTTGATTATACCTCTGTGTTTGCTTTTCGCCTTCTGCTGTTCATAGATAATGCACTTTCAGCTGGAATGGGATT AGATTTCGGATGGCAGCAGCGATATGCTCGATTCTGTGGACGAGTTGTGGTTCTTTCTATTCTATCTCTATTGCTGTACCCCTTTCTATGTGCGTGGACTGTAATTGGGACTCTGTGGTTTAGAGATGCTAAAGATTGT CTGCCTGAAGAAGGACAGAAATGGGGCTTCCTCATTTGGTTGCTTTTCAGCTACTGTGCCCTCCTTTGCGTTGCCTGCTTGTCAATTGGAAAG TGGTTAGCGCGTCGACAAGCTCACTTGTTCCGTGCCCAACAAGGCATACCGGTGTCGGAATATGGG GTACTGGTTGATATGATTAGAGTTCCTGATTGGGCATTTGAAGCTGCAGGATTGGAAACACGAGGCATTGGCCAAGATGCTACTGGGTACCATCCCGGGTTGTTCTTAACCTCGGCTCAG AGGGAAGCTGTGGAAGCTCTCATCCAGGACCTTCCAAAGTTCAGGCTAAAGGCTGTCCCAACAGATTGCAGTGAATGCCCCATTTGCCTTGAAGAGTTCCATGTAGGGAATGAG GTTCGTGGTATGCCATGTGCTCACAATTTCCACGTCGAATGTATCGACGAGTGGCTTCGTCTGAACGTTAAATGTCCTCGATGTCGCTCCTCCGTCTTCCCAAATCTCGACCTCAGCGCTCTTTCAAACCTACATTCAGACACAGAACAAACATCTGCCATTGCTTTCGTAACAAGCCAACCTTCAAGTCTGTCGAGATCAACTCCGAGCCACCGCGCATCTCAGACCGAAAACACAGCAGGCCTCTATACCGACACGACCTTAGATGCCATGGAGAACGGAAGCTCACCCATTTTGAACCATCTTAACCAGAATTGCTCAGCCCCTTAA
- the LOC111783429 gene encoding uncharacterized protein LOC111783429, which yields MYASSSVSIAALTCPRLLQPPLKPVACSQASFNRRHLITTLVSVSTPSFIDFCLPCSSDFVALPVAEARGLFQMPPVRLVNRYFLVRAGESEFDSFGIINTNPVAKTSVDSGLSEEGKKQTVKAAFKLKEMGACDNGCWIWPSITQRAYQAAEIIASVNGVNRSYIVPEYSFLDARGLGAYEGKRLESVSEVYASDTISSRIKPPPIDDGTPNESVSDVFVRVTQLMSILETQYSGDTIIIVSPDSDNLTVLQAGLIGLDLRRHHDLSFAPGEVRFVDISSIPSYKQPASAVYKCLNLPNCN from the exons ATGTACGCATCGTCCTCCGTTTCGATTGCAGCCCTTACCTGCCCACGCTTGCTTCAGCCTCCCTTGAAGCCTGTCGCGTGCTCTCAAGCTTCTTTCAACCGCCGCCATCTGATTACCACTCTGGTCTCTGTCTCTACCCCTTCTTTCATCGATTTCTGTCTGCCCTGTTCTTCTGATTTTGTTGCTCTTCCTGTCGCTGAAGCTCGTGGTCTGTTCCAGATGCCCCCTGTTCGTCTCGTCAATCG GTACTTTCTGGTGAGGGCCGGAGAGTCAGAATTCGATAGCTTTGGTATAATTAACACAAACCCAGTTGCAAAAACATCAGTTGATAGCGGATTGTCTGAGGAAGGGAAGAAGCAAACTGTTAAAGCGGCTTTcaaattgaaagaaatggGGGCTTGTGACAATGGCTGCTGGATTTGGCCCTCTATTACGCAGAGAGCTTATCAAGCAGCTGAGATTATTGCATCAGTTAATGGTGTGAATCGAAG TTATATAGTTCCTGAATATAGTTTTCTTGATGCCCGTGGGCTTGGAGCTTATGAAGGCAAGAGATTGGAGTCTGTTTCAGAA GTATATGCTTCAGATACCATCTCTTCACGGATCAAACCTCCTCCAATTGATGATGGTACCCCAAACGAGAGCGTATCCGATGTGTTCGTTCGTGTAACGCAACTGATGTCGATTCTCGAAACGCAATACTCTGGTGATACTATCATCATTGTGTCGCCAGATTCTGATAATTTGACAGTTCTTCAAGCTGGTTTAATCGGCCTTGACTTGCGAAG GCACCATGATCTTTCCTTTGCACCCGGGGAGGTTCGCTTTGTTGATATAAGTAGTATCCCTTCCTATAAGCAACCAGCTTCAGCTgtttataaatgtttaaacCTTCCTAATTGTAACTGA
- the LOC111782544 gene encoding uncharacterized protein LOC111782544 isoform X2 — MMQGGEGSLLLSLSPSFSSYSSGRFAEIAARVVEEFRKESDSDTDIFDWKNDAASSFQHGTEPEEFNLAPIHDGNGGTESVVDEIGDDEFEFSVAPTEPQAVTISAEDIFYNGQIRPIYPVINTNLLLSSSIIDKNRNVDGEDDDGNLKKPKPKRVHRPSLGKLMSEERETNSCSSSEADELDGVLPGTFCVWSPKESLERCKKSNSMGSSKRWKLRDLLYRSNSDGKDTFVFLTPSKRVEKIAEVSKEKIDEKTAGKVKSSRVAAAAAAATAANVTPAASDEGQHVKNQSKDADRKRQSIAYGQETADLLKNVNGSEY; from the exons ATGATGCAAGGCGGTGAAGGTTCCTTGCTTCTTTCCCTCTCTCCTAGCTTCAGCAGCTACTCTTCCGGAAGATTTGCAGAAATCGCCGCCCGTGTTGTTGAGGAATTCCGGAAAGAATCTGATTCTGATACCGATATTTTCGACTGGAAAAATGACGCCGCGTCTTCCTTCCAACACGGAACTGAACCGGAAGAATTCAATCTAGCACCTATACACGACGGTAATGGTGGAACGGAGTCTGTTGTAGATGAAATCGGAGACGATGAGTTCGAATTTTCTGTCGCTCCTACGGAGCCACAGGCGGTAACGATCTCGGCCGAGGATATCTTCTACAACGGTCAGATTAGACCGATTTATCCGGTTATCAACACGAATCTCCTGTTGAGCAGTTCGATTATAGACAAGAATCGCAACGTTGACGGCGAGGACGACGAcggaaatttgaaaaaaccGAAGCCGAAGAGAGTTCATCGTCCATCGCTGGGAAAACTGATGAGCGAAGAGCGCGAGACGAATTCGTGCTCGTCGTCTGAGGCCGACGAGCTTGACGGAGTCCTTCCTGGAACGTTCTGCGTCTGGTCGCCGAAAGAATCGCTCGAAAGATGCAAAAAGAGCAATTCTATGGGCTCGTCGAAGAGATGGAAACTCCGAGACCTTCTATACAGAAGCAACAGTGACGGAAAGGACACCTTCGTGTTTTTAACACCAAGCAAGAGAGTTGAGAAAATCGCCGAGGTCTCAAAGGAAAAGATAGACGAAAAGACCGCCGGAAAAGTAAAATCTAGCAGAGTCGCAGccgcggcggcggcggcaacGGCTGCCAATGTCACTCCTGCGGCCTCTGACGAAGGACAACACGTAAAGAATCAGTCGAAGGACGCGGATAGGAAGAGACAATCGATTGCGTACGGACAAGAAACGGCGGATTTATTGAAGAATGTCAATG GATCTGAGTATTGA
- the LOC111783497 gene encoding dof zinc finger protein DOF5.6-like, whose product MDAKYTIGMLESHHQHHTTRPIDFMDTKMDAIVGNAHYPTNPDHLAMVGGLAGDHIAAAGHTLSPSFHGLCSPYGLSLDGNTIGQGLMIPYDQHEPNEEPNAMDVKPNTKLLALEWQDQGCSDKVESYGYINGIGSSWNGMMNGYGPSTTNPLV is encoded by the coding sequence ATGGACGCCAAATACACCATTGGAATGCTTGAAAGTCACCACCAACATCACACTACTCGACCCATTGATTTCATGGACACCAAAATGGACGCCATTGTTGGGAATGCTCATTACCCTACAAACCCTGATCACTTAGCCATGGTTGGTGGGCTAGCTGGAGATCACATCGCCGCCGCCGGGCATACTCTGTCGCCGAGTTTCCATGGCCTTTGCTCCCCTTATGGGCTGTCACTCGATGGGAACACCATTGGACAAGGACTGATGATTCCTTATGATCAGCATGAACCAAATGAGGAGCCAAATGCAATGGATGTGAAACCAAATACAAAGCTTCTGGCTTTGGAATGGCAAGATCAGGGATGTTCAGACAAAGTTGAATCGTATGGATACATAAATGGAATTGGGTCGTCTTGGAATGGGATGATGAATGGATATGGACCATCAACAACGAACCCATTGGTGTAA
- the LOC111782515 gene encoding serine/threonine-protein kinase HT1-like yields the protein MRNLSWFKPISINGKPGRRLSLGEYERAVSWSKYLVSSGAEIKGEGEEEWSADMSQLFIGFKLATGRHSRIYRGVYKQRDVAIKLISQPEEDEHLANFLENQFISEVALLFRLRHPNIITFIAACKKPPVFCIITEYMAGGSLRKYLHQQEPHSVPLNLVLKLALEISRGMQYLHSQGILHRDLKSENLLLGEDMCIKVADFGISCLESQCGSAKGFTGTYRWMAPEMIKEKHHTKKVDVYSFGIVLWELLTALTPFDNMTPEQAAFAVCQKNARPPLPSACPEAFRHLIKRCWSKNPNKRPHFDEIVSILEAYMESYNEDREFFCHYLPSSRNTPLQCLPKCITEQLCASWKPRNSSS from the exons ATGAGGAATTTGAGCTGGTTCAAGCCAATTTCCATCAATGGGAAGCCTGGGAGGAGGCTTTCCCTTGGAGAGTACGAGCGGGCTGTGTCGTGGTCTAAGTACTTGGTGTCTTCAGGAGCAGAGATAAAGGGAGAGGGAGAAGAGGAATGGAGTGCAGACATGTCTCAGTTGTTCATTGGCTTCAAACTTGCTACTGGAAGACACAGCAGGATTTACAGAGGCGTTTATAAGCAAAGGGATGTTGCAATTAAGCTGATAAGCCAGCCTGAGGAGGATGAACACTTGGCTAACTTTCTTGAAAATCAGTTCATTTCAGAGGTGGCATTGCTATTTCGATTGAGACATCCCAATATCATCACT TTCATTGCAGCTTGCAAGAAACCTCCAGTTTTTTGCATAATCACGGAGTATATGGCGGGGGGCTCGTTAAGAAAGTATCTGCATCAACAGGAGCCACATTCGGTTCCGCTGAACTTGGTTCTGAAACTAGCACTCGAGATCTCGCGCGGGATGCAGTATCTTCATTCTCAGGGAATACTCCACAGAGATCTCAAATCAGAAAACCTTTTACTTGGTGAAGATATGTGCATTAAGGTAGCCGATTTCGGTATCTCATGCTTGGAATCTCAATGCGGAAGCGCAAAGGGATTCACCGGAACATATCGATGGATGGCACCGGAAATGatcaaagaaaaacaccatACTAAGAAAGTTGATGTTTATAGCTTTGGCATTGTCTTGTGGGAGCTCTTAACTGCATTGACACCATTTGATAACATGACTCCTGAACAGGCAGCATTTGCAGTCTGCCAGAAG AATGCAAGACCACCTCTGCCTTCAGCTTGCCCGGAAGCGTTTCGCCATCTGATCAAGAGATGCTGGTCGAAAAATCCCAACAAGCGACCGCATTTCGACGAGATTGTTTCGATTTTGGAAGCTTATATGGAGTCTTACAATGAAGATCGAGAGTTTTTCTGTCATTACCTCCCTTCATCTAGAAATACTCCATTACAATGCTTACCAAAGTGTATTACAGAACAATTGTGTGCTTCGTGGAAGCCTAGGAATTCATCATCTTGA
- the LOC111783625 gene encoding bidirectional sugar transporter SWEET5-like, whose translation MVSTAAARTVIGIIGNVISFGLFMSPIPTFTQIVKRKAVEDFKPDPYLATILNCAMWVFYGMPFVHPDSILVVTINGIGFFIELAYVSIFFIYSPWIKRRKMLIVLLIESIFFAAVVLITLLVFHTTISRSYFVGILCIIFNIGMYTSPLTVMRLVIKTKSVKYMPFTLSLANFCNGIVWAIYALLKFDPNVLIPNSLGALSGLIQLILYATYYRTTNWDNDDTSSTRRAEVQMSDV comes from the exons ATGGTGAGTACAGCCGCAGCAAGAACTGTCATTGGCATTATAG gAAATGTCATATCTTTTGGGTTATTTATGTCACCAAT CCCCACCTTCACTCAGATTGTGAAGCGCAAGGCCGTGGAGGATTTCAAGCCTGACCCTTACTTGGCCACAATCCTCAACTGCGCCATGTGGGTGTTCTATGGAATGCCCTTCGTTCATCCCGACAGCATCCTCGTTGTTACCATTAACGGCATCGGTTTCTTCATCGAGCTCGCCTACGTTTCCATCTTCTTTATTTACTCTCCATGGATCAAGAGA agGAAGATGTTGATCGTTCTTCTAATCGAATCGATCTTCTTCGCCGCTGTCGTCCTGATTACGCTTCTCGTTTTCCACACCACCATTAGTAGAAGTTACTTTGTTGGTATTTTATGCATTATCTTCAACATTGGCATGTATACTTCTCCGTTGACCGTCATG CGACTTGTGATCAAAACGAAGAGTGTTAAGTATATGCCGtttactctctctctcgcgAACTTCTGTAATGGTATCGTATGGGCCATTTACGCTCTTCTCAAGTTCGATCCGAACGTCTTG aTTCCAAACAGTTTGGGAGCTCTCTCTGGGTTGATCCAGTTGATTCTGTATGCAACTTATTACAGAACAACAAATTGGGACAATGATGACACGTCGAGCACGAGGAGGGCGGAGGTTCAAATGTCAGATGTGTAG
- the LOC111782564 gene encoding protein DELETION OF SUV3 SUPPRESSOR 1(I)-like: MATETKTATEEVKIDLFEDDDEFEEFEINEEWEVKEEGKEITQQWEDDWDDDDVNDDFSLQLRRELESNTEKK; the protein is encoded by the exons ATGGCAACCGAAACCAAAACCGCGACTGAGGAAGTTAAGATTGACCTctttgaagatgatgatgagttcGAAGAGTTTGAGATTAATGAAG AATGGGAAGTCAAAGAAGAAGGGAAGGAAATTACACAGCAGTGGGAAGACGACtgggatgatgatgatgtcaATGACGACTTCTCCTTGCAGCTTCGGAGAGAATTGGAGAGCAATACCgagaagaaatga